One genomic window of Thermoplasmata archaeon includes the following:
- a CDS encoding TA0938 family protein has product MTDPVPGESKDAGCALCGSSWGNYWRETEGANRFFCCSLCADAWENAVAKVKEKTAWPRVDFLFLEDQRGNEADGRARCGEKEVRFVLAGNDDGTITHFDLV; this is encoded by the coding sequence GTGACCGACCCGGTCCCCGGCGAATCCAAGGACGCGGGCTGCGCCCTCTGCGGGAGCTCCTGGGGGAACTACTGGCGCGAGACGGAGGGCGCGAACCGCTTCTTCTGTTGCTCCCTGTGCGCGGACGCGTGGGAGAACGCGGTGGCCAAGGTCAAGGAGAAGACCGCATGGCCGAGGGTGGATTTCCTGTTCCTGGAGGACCAGCGGGGGAATGAGGCGGACGGCCGGGCTCGCTGCGGCGAGAAGGAAGTGCGTTTCGTCCTCGCGGGGAACGACGACGGCACGATCACGCACTTCGATCTCGTATG